The Stigmatella ashevillena genomic sequence GTCCGGCTTTCGGAGCGCCACGAGCTGCTCTTCCTCGAGAACGAGGCGTTCTTCGGCCGCGCCGGCATCTACCGGGGAGAGTCGGGCGAGTTCAGCGACAACCACCGCCGTTTCGCCTACCTGAGCCTCGGGGCGCTCCAGGCGGCGCAGCGGCTCCAGTTCGTCCCGGACATCGTCCACCTCAATGATTGGCAGACGGGGCTGGCGGCGGTGGCGCTGCGGCGCGGCTTCCAGGCCACGCCCCTGGGGCGCGCCCGCACGGTGTTCACCATCCACAACCTGGCCTACCAGGGCCAGTTCGGCAAAGAGGTGATGGGGGACCTGGGGCTGCCGTGGGACGTGTTCACCTCCGACGACGGGCTGGAGTTCTACGACCAGGTGAACATGCTCAAGGCGGGCATTGTGTTCTCGGACGCGGTGACGACGGTGTCACCCACCTACGCCAAGGAGATCCAAACGCCCGAGGCGGGGTGCGAGCTGGATGGGTTGCTGCGCCGCTACCAGGGGCGGCTCCAGGGCATCCTCAATGGAATCGATGTGGAGGAGTGGAACCCGGAGACCGACCCGATGTTGCCCGCGCGCTACAGCCTCAAGAGCATGGGGGGCAAGGCCGAGTGCAAGCGGGAGCTGCTGCGGCGCTCGGGGTTGCCCCCGGGGGATGCGCCCGTGTTCGGCATCGTCAGCCGGCTGGCGTGGCAGAAGGGGGTGGACCTGCTGCTGGAGGTGTTGCCCACGGCGCTTCAGGCAGACATCCGCTTCGTGGCCGTGGGCAGCGGGGAGGCCCAGTACGAGGCGGCGTTCCAGGCGCTCCGGGACCGTTTTCCGGACCAGGTGTCCGTCTACGTCGGGTTCGACCAGGGGCTGTCCCACTTGGTGGAGGCCGGGTCGGACTTCTTCGTGATGCCCAGCCGGTACGAGCCCTGTGGCTTGAATCAGATGTATTCACTGCGTTACGGCACGGTGCCCATCGTCCGGGCCACTGGCGGTTTGGTGGACACGGTGGAAGGAGGGCTGGAGGGCACGGGCCTCCTGTTCGAGGCGTTTCACCGCTCCGCCCTGCTCGGCGTTCTCCGCCGGGCGCTGGCGCTGTATGCGGATCCGCCCCGGCTGGAAGCCTTCCGCCGCCGGGGCATGGAGAAGGACTTCTCTTGGAAGAGCTCCGCGCGGAAGTACGAGGGGCTCTTTGCCTCCCTGCTGAAGGAATAGTGGGGCGGGTGCCCGAAAGCGAAGTAGGCTGCGCGCGTGGCGGAAGCGGACCTTGGAGGATACGAAGTCGTCGGCAGGTTGGCCGTTGGAGGCATGGCCGAGGTGTATCAAGCCCGGGCCCTGGTCACGACGCAGCGCTCCCCAGGGGAGCCCGAAGAGATCGTCCTCAAGCGCCTCCACCCCTCGTTCCGCAATGACGCCTCGTATGTGAAGGCCTTTGTCGACGAGGCGAAGCTCACCGTGCGGCTGCGCCATCCGAACATCGTCCGCACCTTCCGCCTCTTCAAGGCAGGGCCGGACTACCTGATGGTGCAGGAGCTGGTGAGCGGCCGCACCCTGAGTTTCATGCAGGGGCTGCTCATCAAGGTGGGCACCGCCATGCCCCCGGAAACGGCGTGTTACATCGCCTGGTGTGTTCTCAAGGCGCTGGATTACATCCACCGCGCCAAGGTGGCGGAGAGCGGCGCCACCATCGTCCACCGCGACGTGAACCCCACCAACATCCTGCTGGGCGTGAAGGGGGATGTGAAGCTCACCGACTTCGGGGTGGCCGAGGTGGAGGGCGTGATGGGCGGTGAGGCCGGGGCGCTGCGCGGCACCCTGGCGTACATGAGCCCGGAGCAGGTGCTGGGGCTGGCGGTGGATGCGCGGAGCGATCTCTATTCGGTGGGCGTCATCCTCTGGGAGCTGCTCGCCAACCGGCGGTTGTTCGCCGTGGAGGGAGGCGACGCGGACCTGATGCACCGGGTGCGGGACGCGCGCGTGCCGCTCTTGTCCTCGATGGCCGTGGACGTGCCGGACTATGCCACCCAGGTGGTGCGCAAGGCGCTCTTCGCGGACAAGTCCCGGCGCTTCCAGACGGCTGCGGAGTTCATCAAGGCGATCGAGGCGCTGGCCCAACGCGCGGGCTGGCCGCTCACGGTGGATGCGCTGCGGCCCCTGCTGGGCGGGTGATGGGCGCGCGCGGGGCCGTGCTGGCGGTGCTGCTGCT encodes the following:
- a CDS encoding serine/threonine protein kinase, coding for MAEADLGGYEVVGRLAVGGMAEVYQARALVTTQRSPGEPEEIVLKRLHPSFRNDASYVKAFVDEAKLTVRLRHPNIVRTFRLFKAGPDYLMVQELVSGRTLSFMQGLLIKVGTAMPPETACYIAWCVLKALDYIHRAKVAESGATIVHRDVNPTNILLGVKGDVKLTDFGVAEVEGVMGGEAGALRGTLAYMSPEQVLGLAVDARSDLYSVGVILWELLANRRLFAVEGGDADLMHRVRDARVPLLSSMAVDVPDYATQVVRKALFADKSRRFQTAAEFIKAIEALAQRAGWPLTVDALRPLLGG
- the glgA gene encoding glycogen synthase GlgA; translated protein: MKILFIASEVTPFSKTGGLGDVAGALPAALAALGHDVKVVSPRYAEVKDDRLTPTGHSLLLRFPFGTQGGPILSVRLSERHELLFLENEAFFGRAGIYRGESGEFSDNHRRFAYLSLGALQAAQRLQFVPDIVHLNDWQTGLAAVALRRGFQATPLGRARTVFTIHNLAYQGQFGKEVMGDLGLPWDVFTSDDGLEFYDQVNMLKAGIVFSDAVTTVSPTYAKEIQTPEAGCELDGLLRRYQGRLQGILNGIDVEEWNPETDPMLPARYSLKSMGGKAECKRELLRRSGLPPGDAPVFGIVSRLAWQKGVDLLLEVLPTALQADIRFVAVGSGEAQYEAAFQALRDRFPDQVSVYVGFDQGLSHLVEAGSDFFVMPSRYEPCGLNQMYSLRYGTVPIVRATGGLVDTVEGGLEGTGLLFEAFHRSALLGVLRRALALYADPPRLEAFRRRGMEKDFSWKSSARKYEGLFASLLKE